The following coding sequences lie in one Halogeometricum rufum genomic window:
- a CDS encoding ABC transporter permease, producing MATESNESGGLVVDGFPVKRAKNAVSVVAVLVVWELLTLSGVLSVLPSPQTVAVTFADLLTTGAYWNAVFLSTGRVVAAFLLATLFAVPLGLLIGRSAVFADLTFPSLELIRPIPPIAWLPLTILLFPALQVSLVVVSWKVKANVLFITGLGAFFPVLLNTIDGVKGVDVDYSRAAESLGADDWQVFRHVVLPAALPDVYTGMVVGIGLAWVNLVAAEMIAGAGLGFLTWAAYTAGNFATIIVGMISIGVLGYLSSTLLRVAGDGLLDWNEGAETP from the coding sequence GTGGCGACCGAATCCAACGAGTCCGGCGGTCTCGTCGTCGACGGGTTCCCCGTCAAGCGGGCGAAGAACGCCGTGTCGGTCGTGGCGGTGCTCGTCGTCTGGGAACTGCTGACGCTGAGCGGGGTACTGTCCGTGTTACCCTCTCCCCAGACCGTCGCAGTGACGTTCGCGGACCTGCTGACCACGGGAGCGTACTGGAACGCGGTGTTCCTGAGCACGGGGCGGGTCGTCGCGGCGTTCCTCCTCGCGACGCTGTTCGCCGTGCCGCTCGGACTGCTCATCGGTCGGAGCGCGGTGTTCGCAGATCTGACCTTCCCGTCGCTGGAGCTGATTCGCCCCATCCCGCCCATCGCGTGGCTGCCGCTGACGATTCTGCTGTTCCCGGCGCTTCAGGTGTCGCTCGTCGTCGTATCCTGGAAGGTGAAGGCGAACGTCCTGTTCATCACCGGCCTCGGGGCGTTTTTCCCCGTTCTGCTCAACACCATCGACGGCGTGAAGGGCGTCGACGTCGACTACTCCCGGGCCGCAGAGAGCCTCGGCGCCGACGATTGGCAGGTGTTCCGACACGTGGTCCTCCCCGCGGCGCTTCCGGACGTCTACACCGGGATGGTCGTCGGAATCGGACTGGCCTGGGTCAACCTCGTCGCCGCGGAGATGATCGCCGGCGCCGGTCTCGGCTTCCTCACCTGGGCGGCGTACACCGCCGGGAACTTCGCCACCATCATCGTCGGCATGATCTCCATCGGCGTCCTCGGCTACCTCTCGTCGACCCTGCTCAGGGTCGCGGGCGACGGCCTGCTGGACTGGAACGAGGGGGCAGAGACCCCGTGA